AAATCGTAAGCTAAACGTGTATAGGTTCTCTCATAAGAAACAAATATTTTAGATTAAATTCCATATGAAACATTGTCGATTGATATCTTGACTTTTACGTTGTATATCAACTTATTCACCAGTTAATTCACACATTTTCACCTGCCAACGCCGCAATGCGCGCGTGATAAGTACTCCTACTTCATTTGTATTCCATATTTAAAATACTGAATTCATTCGAAAATCCTAATATAAAATACACATTATCAAACGAGTTTACAACTTCATATATAAACATAcagattattattaataacaacaacaatgaataaatatattaaatatatcaacatAATAATATAACCACGAGTGAATAAACTACATCAATAATCaatataatcaataatcaataaataaataaaaacaaaacaaGTGAATTTGAATTTGTAGCATAACAAACTTACCGAACGTTCGAGGTGAGCTTTAGCATGATTAACATTATTAGTGTGTTTAAGAAGCAAAGTAGCGATTCGAAGGCGTGTTTTGACTTCAATAATTGGAAGAAATGAAACAGTGCTTTGACAAATTGCTTCCAAACACTTAATTGATTTCCCAATTTCGCCGCTTCTTTCGTGTAAATCTGCTAATTCCCATAGTCCTTCAGCTACTCCATCCATGTTGTGAAGTTAATTCAGTTCAATTTTGAAGTTTGATTTTTTAGGTCAAAATTTCCCCCCCTTTTTAGGTTGCTATTTTTCTGTTCAATCGTGTCTTCATGGTTTCTTCTATGTTCTGAGAAGTTTGAGACTTGAGTCGATGGTTAATCATTGGGTCaatcaccaaaatacccatttttttgGTCTTTTCTGAGCTGGTACCCAAAAAAAAAAACCTTGACAAaatgcccgcgcaaggcgcaagagaccttgcgaccttgcgacttgcgtccttgcgccttgcgtccttgcgccttgcgtccttgtgttaaaaaattaggtcaaatatagaaatcagacaccacatacacacacacaccctgattatatgtatttgattggaTTAGGGGATGGTAGTGATGAGCTATATCCATCCTGGGCCTATTGTGATAAGGTATGTTTTAATTCCCAATACAAATTTTAGGTTTTGAAGTGTTCTGGAACAGGCGCAAGGTTAAGTCTTGCGTTCTTGCGCCTGGTGTTTTAGGTTGGACGCAAGGTtgtccttgcgtctttgcgtctggTGTTTTGAGGTGTTCTGGCACAGGCGCAAGGTTCAGTCTTGCGTCTTTGCGCCTGGTCTTTTTAGGTGTTCTGGCACAGGCGCAAGGTGTGACTTGCGTCTTTGCGCCTGGTGTTTTAGGTTTGACGCAAGGTTGTCCCTGCGTCCTTGCGCCTGTTGTTTCTGGTTGACGCAAGGttgtccttgcgtccttgcgccctttagtcttgcgtccttgcttccattcTGCAGGCGCAAGGtatggtcttgcgtccttgcgcctattACAGTTTAGCTAATATTGTGTATGTTTTTTGCAGATTTTGATCCCCGTTCACTTTTACGATGCTCAACACTTTATTCTGATTGTGTTGAACTTGGAGGAACAGAAGATATTGGTGTACGATAGTTTGCCCGGTCATGTTGATCAAGAAATTGTCAAGCTCACCAAAGATCTGGGAGATCAATTGCCTGTATACTTAAGAGCAATTGATTACTTTAACCAAAAGCAAGACTCCCAGATTGTTGACTACTTGGAAAACAAGGAGAGCATCGAGTTCATGACCGAGGCAGCACCAGTCGTGCCGGTGCAAGGTGGAAGTAATGGGGACTGTGGTGTTTGGGTCTGCATCCATATGGAGAGGGTGATCTTTGGGTGGGATGAAATCCCAAACATTGGAGATCCTAAAAAGGCCGCAGAAGACTACAGGGTGAGAATGGCCAAGACCTTCTTTCGTGCACGCTTTGATACCCAGGAACCCCCACCAAAAGAGAAAGCAAAAGTTGGTAACTGAGGTTTTATTTTGAAAACTGTAGTTAATTATGTAATTTGTGTATAAAACTGTAAATGTTGTAAACTGTGAACAGGTCCGTAACTGTATTTTTGAAGGCGCAAAGGTGTGTAAtcagaccttgcgaccttgcgtcccgTAATAGCCGTAGACGCAAGGTCCTTCTTGCGGCCTTGCGCCTCGTATTTAGAAGCAGGCGCAAGGTGATTCTTGCGTCTTTGCGCCTTTTTATTAAGCAGGCGCAAGGttcttcttgcgtccttgcgcctattTTTGAAACATACGCAAGGTtcatcttgcgaccttgcgccacAAAATTTTTATTATTCTTGTAACACTAGCTTGTGCATTCAATATTATAACATATGAAGTAACACACGAAACCACATCATAAAATACTAATTAAAAAATATTACAACAATGGAAGACATCACACCTTAATTTGTTCCTGAAAATAAACGTATTCTAGGAACTAATTACTACCTAAATTGTACGTTGGATAAAACTGAGATTGATAAGCTTGAGATGGTTCGACTGTCTCTTTCGCCTTCGAGGTTGTGTTTCTTGCCCGTTGAGAAGTTGATTCACCTGTTCGGTCATAAGCAGCTGGGCATGTTGATCGAgaatgacctggttctttgcaacgactACAAGTTCTTACTTTTTTTGAAGTTTCTTCATCTTTTGAAGGAATGCGTTTTTTACCTTTAGGACGTCCAGGTTGTCTTTTCTTTAGAACTGGGGGGTGTACAAGTTGCAAAATCCCGGGAAccggatccgaccattcagaccgatgggggagaggaagaatgtgttcggaatacgtatttatgtatgtttgagtgctgaaccaatgtgatacataacaactaatatcctccactccgaagtgtcgtgctgatgcaatcacatgaccgcagggtatgcctgataattgccattgcCCACATGAACAAGTTCTATCTTGTAGATTAACCAACCCATTTTTTCATCCATCATGTACCTCTATTAGATCATTTGTCGATGGAAATGCtcgccatcttcttgatttgtccgtcctcttagctagcttacgttcaacatatggagtaaccggtgaagtaagactaactgatttgttgcgatgtttgaaataccaatcctgtattgaacaacgaaaaaattcgaacaacatgcaaacgggtagtttacgagcatgtcttgatagagagtttatagactctacactgttgcttgtaaggtatgaatacctaataTGAGTAGATTGACTTCTGGACCATCTATTGATACCATCCTCACATAGAACTTTATAAGACGCTTTCAATCTCCTTCGAAATACATCCAGATGATCATGAAAATCCGACGCACGGTACGCCTTAACCATTTTCCAAAAGTGCCATTCGAAGAATTTCATCTTGTTGGATTTAGTTTTGATGTTCATGAATAAATGACGTGCACAATGAGCGTGAAACGCTTCCGGAAACACGTTTGCAATGCCGTGTGCTATTGAagcagcacgatcagaaataaaagtaatctctgacatacgatcaaccataccataactcattaaatgatctcttaggttaccaaaaaaccatgaccaaacactgtttgtctcgccttcaccaattccataagccaatggcaaaattccattattgccatccatcgcaacagcaactaaattagtacccaggtacccaccctttaaatgtgcagcatcgacgatgattatcgggcggacatgttgcacaaatgatcgaatctgcatgaaattttcacagtaaatcaaatattattaataaagacctCATACACCATACGCAAGGCGCAAGGTTTTTATTGCGTCATTGCGTATTAGTTGGCGCAAGGTGACCCTTGCGCCTTTGCGTATGGTGTACATATTAAAAGGTGGTTTTTGCTAAAATATATTTACTTACAACTACTCCAATGGACATGTAACACATCACAAATTTATTTTCTTTATCGGTAACCAAATTGGTGATGGTCCCCTGGTTGTGGATCTTAAGGTTATGAAGGTAAATGGGAAGCATTCTAAAGGAGTCATCACTACTGCCACGTAACATCTCTATTGCTTGACacttggccctccatgcttgattgtatgaTACACTCACTCTAAACCGATTAgctacatcatcacgtatatcttttggtttatactctcgattagcagccttgaacgaatccataagaatactacccaacacctttttagtagcatgtttattgtttcccataatttgtgtgcgtgagcaagtgtgtacgtcatgcaactttttaaccataaagttttcagtgtgtcttattttgtatgcactacatttccactcacaatttggcaacacacatttagcggtgtaccgagatttgtctgactttacaggctttatttgaaagttttcttcaaggcattttataaatagctggtttaggaattcttccttgttcgaaaacgtttgacgaactttgaccaaatcagatacctgatacgtggttggaattggggtcgtaaattctgggttttcttcatcttgctgactgtgtagagttggcatattccagaatacatcttgtttttcttcatcttcttcatcttcatcttcctcgtcacttgcttcatccgattcactagacccaacaacaggtataaacgggttctctattttttttattttacacacgttctcggcgccatggttgaagaagtcaaattcttctgtgtttggaggtggtatttcagcCTGTTTTTCTTCCGAATAGTGTGTTTCGAGGTTTGGTTCGGAATTGTGTATTTCATCCTGTTCTTTTTGCAGATGGTGAGTTTGTTTGTTTGGTTGAGACTCGAGAATCCGGAGGTTTTGTTGGAGATGGtgtgtttgtggattttgttggggctggtgtgtttgtgaattttgtccgggttgaagcattctaactttgtcgacaacataaatatcaataCGCTCGTTTGTGACAGcgtgttttaaaaactcaaaaaaatcttcatgatcatcagtaatatcaaaaatatgattattatcaatatatcttagcgaaacaggtgcattaggtggcaattcaatttttttgagaattttccttaacaatactcttcgatttattggtttttgtggagcaagtggtagttttaatctggttctaaaacagtcaagaggcagatacataggtatgttgttaacaaattcaaaattacctccacaacatacatgaacaacaaatgcttcatcattactacagctcattaagacacaaattagtgaaaaaatagataaaagttggtaccttaacgatgctctaatgacttgatctttttgaaaatgaagtaaaataaaattattaatctgGAGTTCTAGCCTCATTAAATAGACAGGTACATAATCTTATccgtaaaggtacaaagaatccaaAAAAATCTTATCCAGAAATCAGGAAAAATCCATTCTGATAAGgcgcaaggcgcaaggacgcaaggacgcaagcccTTATCCTTGCGCCTTGCGTTTACACGCAAAGGCGCAagccgcaaggtcgcaaggtctaaagatacttgcgccttgcgcgggcaaattctcaaaaaaaaaaaaaaagggggttccagctcagaaaaggccaaaaaaatgggtattttggtgattGACCCTTAATCATTTCAATCATTAGTTGGGCTCAGTTGCTAGTAAGCCCAAAACATATGGGCCTACATATAGTTTGTGCATCGAGCTGAAACGAAAATGTTAaggatcatatcataatcataatcattaggtaataatcataatcataatcattataaTTTAAATCGAGTCTTAATTGTATAGTGATAACCATATATAGTTTACATAGATTTAATAAAAAATTTGAACATTATTAACATGCATAAATTACACTTCTTTTGTAAGTGAAAAATACATAAATGTAAACGATGAAATACACTTTTAAATCGGGTAGAACTTAGAAGTTTCTTTTGAAGAATAGTATAATATGACATATGCTTCTAATTTTGAGGTGAATAACGTGTAAGTTTTGCACTCTTAGCGTCTTATCATAAAAAGTTGTAAGATTTTTCCTGTTCGAATTACCTGGAAATGACGAATAATCTAATCTCATATTCTAGTTTACGCAGGCCATCATGAATACTCTCAGGCTGTTCTTGTAGTCTTATTATGTATCATGAATTTTTTTAAACGACAAACTCACGCACCTTgcataatatttacatgaataatatTCTAAACAGACTCAAACTCACGTCTTCAAGGTCTGAGGGTTTATCACTAATAGTAAAAGAAAAATTGAACAACAGTTCGAGATCACCCAttggggacttaaccacccacataTTCATCTCCCGCAATTGCATAACTCGCCCCCAACTACTTCCCAGAGAAAACTCGGCCCAATCTGAGGGTATGGACGGTAAAAAATTCCTCTGCCACTGCGCCCACAATGCGATATGCGGAAAGCACACTTGGCTGGAATTTAAGGGTAAAGGGGCAACCTTGTATGCAATGCTGCATTTCACGGGGAGtcaaactcctgacctctcgcttcTACAAACATTGTAAGCAAAATATTACTCATATAAATTTTGATAATGTCATAAAATGTAATTACATAAAATGTGATTATTTGAAGGGTGATGATATATCAATCATACAAACTATTTATCTTATAAACCTTGCTACATACCTTGCTACAAACTAGTTATCTGATAAACCTATAAATGTGATTATTTGACACCAAATATCAAGCATACATGTAATATAAAATGTAATTACATTTTGTATATTCAAAAGATTAAGGTGATGATGATTGATTCATATGAAAACTATTGTAAACCTTCATCTTACATGGTTTGCTACAAAAACACAAAACAAAACTCATAACCATCAACTAAATTATATTTAATACACATTAAACTCAACTCAAACAAAAATTTAAACTTACAAACATTGCTTGCTTAATAATACTCTTATGACTAAGCATACATACCTTCTATTGATCCTACAACAGTAATTTTACGAAACTTTGACAACTTTAGGCATCAGAAGTCAGAACATCTTCATACTTGTTGCTTCTGAGCAGTTACTGGAAAAAAGACTCCCACCAACCGAACTCGTATTTGGGGTACAGTGCAACCCAATTTTTAGGTTTCTCGAAATCTAAGTTAGCAGGATTACAGGCCAATGCTTCTTCGACAGTATCAGCTTCAAAGCTCTCTTGCAAAACTCGATCTGGTCTCAACTTCATAAACCTGTTGAGAAATTAGATAATAACATATTATATATTAAAGAAATGAAGGATATAGTTGTAGTTACCCCTTTAAATTAGCATTTTAATCTTGATTCATTTGATTTTGTAGCATTGTGAAATTGTTGtgttttcaaatagatttagtaataACTTTACATAGAAATAGAATGTAATTTTAGTTAcatttcatttatatttatatttatatttatatgtttttcaTTTAACAAGATATAATTTGCTTTTGAAATGGCTATAACCAAGTGAAATCTTGAATCTCATTTATACTACGTAGTATTGCAGTTGCAACGTAAGGAGATGGTAAGAGAAACTCAAGTGTTACTTATACCCACAAGTGTCAAGATGGGCGGTTTTTCGGTTGCGCCAACAAACCAACCACCCAACACCTtatcattcatattcatatttaacatGTATACAAATTTGAAAAGCTTGTCACTATTCACAGGGACAAAAGGGACTTTTTACACCACTTCATTTCATTTAAATCCAAATAACGTCTAATATATGACTGCAAAAACCATACTCCAATATATTATAACAGTTATAATCTAAAACATCTTATCTAAATTATGCATTTGAATACATTACTGATGGTTTTCAACCCATTTGATCCTTTTCCAGTTAATTCAATCATTTATCTTAACCCATTTTACCCCCTTTCAGTTAATCCCCTCATTTAGCTCAACCAATTAACACAACCCAAATTGACCATTTGCATATTAATGGGCTTGAATTGCCACCTTTACTTTTAATCTTTAAAATAGTATATACTAAACGAGAATTGTAACCGCAGTCAGTGTCTTTAAATTATTGCAAAAGGTcaaaacatatatattttttttataaacatatGGTTGTAAACTTACTTAATCCATGTACCATTAGTAGAAACTAACGCAACCGCAGGTCTTTTAAGCCTCTTAGTGATATCAGGAAACTTGTCTAAAAACTTGGGTTCAATCACGACCCAAAAGTCCTGCTCCATGTTTCTCTCTTTAAAAAGACGGACCCTTTCAAACAACTGTTCTTGAAAGTGTTCTTCATCGTCTAACATGAATTTTGCGTTTGCAACCACAAAATGGTATTTCTTGGTAGCTTCCTGTATTTTGCAACATGGTTAAATTTTGATACACATTATGCTAAATTGGGTCAATATAGGTCTAGTgaagtttgaaatgtcccgttcttattgattaaaaacgttccatattaattgatttcgttgcgaggttttgacctctatatgagacgtttttcaaagactgcattcattttaaaacaaaccataacctttatttcatcaataaaggtttaaaaaagctttacgtagattatcaaataatgataatctaaaatatcctgtttacacacgaccattacataatggtttacaatacaaatatgttacaacaaaataagtttcttgaatgcagtttttacacaatatcatacaaacatagactccaaatctcgtccttatttaagtatacgacagcggaagctcttaataatcacctgagaataaacatgcttaaaacgtcaacaaaaatgttggtgagttataggtttaacctatatatatcaaatcataataatagaccacaagatttcatatttcaatacacatcccatacatagagataaaagtcattcatatggtgaacacctggtaaccgacattaacaagatgcatatataagaatatccccatcattccgggacacccttcggatatgatataaatttcgaagtactaaagcatcctgtactttggatggggtttgttaggcccaatagatctatctttaggattcgcgtcaattagggtgtctgttccctaatttttagattaccagacttaataaaaaggggcatattcgatttcgataattcaaccatagaatgtagtttcacgtacttgtgtctattttgtaaattatttataaaacctgcatgtattctcatcccaaaaatattagattttaaaagtgggactataactcactttcacagatttttacttcgtcgggaagtaagacttggccactggttgattcacgaacctataacaatatatacatatatatcaaagtatgttcaaaatatatttacaacacttttaatatattttgatgttttaagtttattaagtcagctgtcctcgttagtaacctacaactagttgtccacaattagatgtacagaaataaatcgataaatattatcttgaatcaatccacgacccagtgtatacgtatctcagtattgatcacaactcaaactatatatattttggaatcaacctcaaccctgtatagctaactccaacattcacatatagagtgtctatggttgttccgaaatatatatagatgtgtcgacatgataggtcgaaacattgtatacttgtctatggtatctcaagattacataatatacaatacaagttgattaagttatggttggaatagatttgttaccaattttcacgtagcgaaaatgagaaaaattatccaatcttgttttacccataacttcttcattttaaatccgttttgagtgaatcaaattgctatggtttcatattgaactctattttatgaatatatacagaaaaattataggtttatagtcggaaaaataagttacaagtcgtttttgtaaaggtagtcatttcagtcgaaagaacgacgtctagatgaccattttagaaaacatacttccactttgagtttaaccataatttttggatatagtttcatgttcataataaaaatcattttctcagaataacaacttttaaatcaaagtttatcatagtttttaattaactaacccaaaacagcccgcggtgttactacgacggcgtaaatccggttttacggtgtttttcgtgtttccaggttttaaatcattaagttagcatatcatatagatatagaacatgtgtttagtttattttaaaagtcaagttagaaggattaacttttgtttgtgaacaagtttagaattaactaaactatgttctagtgattacaagtttaaaccttcgaataagatagctttatatgtatgaatcgaatgatgttatgaacatcattactaccttaagttccttggataaacctactggaaaagagaaaaatggatctagcttcaacggatccttggatggctcgaagttcttgaagcagaatcatgacacgaaaacaagttcaagtaagatcatcacttgaaataagattgttatagtcatagaaattgaaccaaagtttgaatatgattattaccttgtattagaatgataacctactgtaagaaacaaagatttcttgaggttggatgatcaccttacaagattggaagtgagctagcaaacttgaaagtattcttgattttatgtaactagaacttgtaaaatatatgaagaacacttagaacttgaagatagaacttgagagagatcaattagatgaagaaaattgaagaatgaaagtgtttgtaggtgtttttggtcgttggtgtatggattagatataaaggatatgtaattttgttttcatgtaaataagtcatgaatgattactcatatttttgtaattttatgagatatttcatgctagttgccaaatgatggttcccacatgtgttaggtgactcacatgggctgctaagagctgatcattggagtgtatataccaatagtacatacatctaaaagctgtgtattgtacgagtacgaatacgggtgcatacgagtagaattgttgatgaaactgaacgaggatgtaattgtaagcatttttgttaagtagaagtattttgataagtgtcttgaagtctttaaaaagtgtatgaatacatattaaaacactacatgtatatacattttaactgagtcgttaagtcatcgttagtctttacatgtaaatgttgttttg
This genomic stretch from Rutidosis leptorrhynchoides isolate AG116_Rl617_1_P2 chromosome 11, CSIRO_AGI_Rlap_v1, whole genome shotgun sequence harbors:
- the LOC139874514 gene encoding uncharacterized protein — its product is MYLIGLGDGSDELYPSWAYCDKILIPVHFYDAQHFILIVLNLEEQKILVYDSLPGHVDQEIVKLTKDLGDQLPVYLRAIDYFNQKQDSQIVDYLENKESIEFMTEAAPVVPVQGGSNGDCGVWVCIHMERVIFGWDEIPNIGDPKKAAEDYRVRMAKTFFRARFDTQEPPPKEKAKVGN